CGTCCGCGCGGGCGTCTTGCTCGTCCCAGCGGACGCCGGAGATGACGCCGTCGATGTCGTACTCTTCGAGGGCGTCGTTGAGCGCCACCGTCTTCAGCAGGTGGTTGCCGACGTAGGTGTCCAGCAGGAACGGGAACGTGTCTTCCTCGTATTCGAGGAGGTTGCGCACGTGGTGCTGGTTGTGTTCGCTGAGTTCCGAGATTTCGATGTCGTCGCCCGGCGTCAGACCGTGTTCGTCCACGTACGCGCCGACGTCTTCGTTGCGCGCGTAGACCACGTCGAGGTCCCACTCCTCAGCCCACTTGTCAACGAAGTCGTGGATTTCGTCGAAGTGCTGGTAGTGGTCGATGAAGACCGCGGGCGGGATTTCGAGGTCGTACTTCTCGGCGACCTCTTTGATGAAGTAGAGGGTGAGCGTCGAGTCTTTCCCACCGGTCCACATCACGGCCGGGTTTTCGTACTGTTCGAGACCCTCTTTGGTCACTTCGATGGCCTTCTCGATCTTGTGCTCCATCGAAGCGTAGTCCTCGGGGTCTTCTCCTTCGCCGTCGGTGTAGTCCACGTCTACGTAGTTCGGGAAGTCTTCCGGCATCGTACGTAATTAGATATAATTACCACGGTAAAGTGCTTTTCGGCTGTCCCGTGGTTCAGGCGGAGAAAACTGCCGTGAAGGGCCGCCCTACGGCGATTTACCACTGCAGATATTCAAAATACGTTATCTATCTGCATTAAGTTTGTGGCAGGATGACAGTAGTTACCGCTCGTCACTAGTATTTAAACGACGCTGGCGCGCGGAGAAATCGCAGGGTTCGGCACGCTCGGGCATGGGACGCGCGGTGGCGGTCGCTCTGCGGTTGCGGTGCAGTCGCTGTGCGGTCGCTGTGCGGTTGCGTGCGGTTGCGGTGAACAGACCAGCGCAGATTGCGGTGCGGAGAAGTCCAGCACGAACTACACGCGAGAAATCTGTGCGCGGCGCGCACAGATTTCTCTGAGTGACTTTTTCATCGACGTTTTTCAAGGAGTGGTGCGCGAGGGCCTTCGGCCCTCAGCGCACCCGACGCAGAAAAAGGTCGCGTTAGATAAACTCGTTGTCTCGCCAGTTGACACCGCTGGAGGAGGAACTGTTGGCGTTGGGACCCTCCACGACTTCGATGGTGGCGGGCCGGTCTTCTCCTTCCACGATGCGGGTCGCTTGCAGTTCGCCGTCAAGTTCGGCGATAGCGGTCAGCGTCCCCTTCTCCGCGAGGCGCGCAATGTCACAGAGGACGAGGAACATCGGGTACTGGAGCGCGGTGTTCTGGAGGACGGTCTCTCGGTCGCCCTTGAACGCCGCGACTTCGATGAGTTCGCCGAGCGGTTCGTCGCGCTCTTCTTCCTCTTCGCCGTCTTCACCCCAGCGCGGGCCGTTGCGCAGTTCCTCTTCTTCCTCGGTGAAGACGCGCGTCTCGGAGATGCTCGCCTTTAGTTGCGCCGTCGGCGTGTACTTGCTGATGCTCTCGTCGTCAGAGACCGCGCTGATGATGAGCGTGTTCTTGCGCCGGGTGATGTCTACGCTAGCGACCTCCGGTGGGAGGTCTGGATCCGCTTCAAAGTGGTCGTAAACGGTCTCTAGCGGCAGTTCGAGTGTCGAATGAAGTCGATATACTTGCCCCGTCATTTGTGAGATATCTATGAGTTCCCGGCTGGCGGCGTGATACACCTGTATGTAGGAGGTCCGAACATATATGACCTACTCTTTTAGTCCTCGTTGCGACGGTCGCAACAACGTCAGGCGTTCAACGTCTCTTCGAGTTCGCCTCGTTCGTCTAGTTCGTTCAGTACGTCGCTTCCGCCGACGAATTCGCCGTTCACGAACGTCT
The sequence above is a segment of the Halorussus halophilus genome. Coding sequences within it:
- a CDS encoding phosphoadenosine phosphosulfate reductase family protein, whose protein sequence is MPEDFPNYVDVDYTDGEGEDPEDYASMEHKIEKAIEVTKEGLEQYENPAVMWTGGKDSTLTLYFIKEVAEKYDLEIPPAVFIDHYQHFDEIHDFVDKWAEEWDLDVVYARNEDVGAYVDEHGLTPGDDIEISELSEHNQHHVRNLLEYEEDTFPFLLDTYVGNHLLKTVALNDALEEYDIDGVISGVRWDEQDARADETFFSPRHDPDIYPPHDRIQPILHFDERAVWDCFWHFVVPDTVEDYPDEGYVPESGDDLPNGLTNDDIPISPKYFAGFRSLGSEVSTEKSDEEPAWLQDLEDTTERAGRAQDKEDLMERLRDLGYM
- a CDS encoding DUF7110 family protein; the encoded protein is MTGQVYRLHSTLELPLETVYDHFEADPDLPPEVASVDITRRKNTLIISAVSDDESISKYTPTAQLKASISETRVFTEEEEELRNGPRWGEDGEEEEERDEPLGELIEVAAFKGDRETVLQNTALQYPMFLVLCDIARLAEKGTLTAIAELDGELQATRIVEGEDRPATIEVVEGPNANSSSSSGVNWRDNEFI